One segment of Prionailurus bengalensis isolate Pbe53 chromosome E3, Fcat_Pben_1.1_paternal_pri, whole genome shotgun sequence DNA contains the following:
- the GUSB gene encoding beta-glucuronidase isoform X1 yields MLRGPAAVWAALGPLLWACGLALRGGMLYPRESPSRERKELNGLWSFRADFSENRRQGFEQQWYRTPLRESGPTLDMPVPSSFNDVGQDRQLRSFVGWVWYEREATLPQRWTQDLGTRVVLRIGSAHYYAIVWVNGVHVAEHEGGHLPFEADISKLVQSGPLASCRITIAINNTLTPHTLPPGTILYQTDTSKYPKGYFVQNINFDFFNYAGLHRPVLLYTTPTTYIDDITVSTSVDQDTGLVDYQIFVEGGEHFQLEVRLLDEEGKVVAQGTGGRGQLQVPHAHLWWPYLMHEHPAYLYSLEVRLTAQTAAGSVSDFYTLPVGIRTVAVTEHQFLINGKPFYFHGVNKHEDADIRGKGFDWPLLVKDFNLLRWLGANAFRTSHYPYAEEVMQLCDRYGIVVIDESPGVGIVLVESYSNVSLQHHLEVMEELVRRDKNHPAVVMWSVANEPTSFLKPAGYYFKTLIAYTKALDPSRPVTFVTNSNYEADLGAPYVDVICVNSYYSWYHDYGHMEVIQLQLATQFENWYRTYQKPIIQSEYGADTIPGFHQDPPLMFSEEYQKGLLEQYHLVLDQKRKEYVVGELIWNFADFMTNQSPQRVMGNKKGIFTRQRQPKGAAFLLRERYWKLANETRYPWSAVKSQCLENSPFTL; encoded by the exons ATGCTCCGGGGGCCGGCGGCGGTCTGGGCGGCGCTCGGCCCGCTGCTTTGGGCCTGCGGGCTGGCGCTGCGGGGCGGGATGCTCTACCCCCGGGAGAGCCCGTCGCGGGAGCGCAAGGAGCTGAACGGCCTCTGGAGCTTCCGCGCCGACTTCTCCGAGAACCGGCGCCAGGGCTTCGAGCAGCAGTGGTACCGGACGCCGCTGCGCGAG TCGGGCCCCACCCTGGACATGCCGGTTCCCTCCAGCTTCAATGACGTGGGCCAGGATAGGCAGCTGCGCAGCTTTGTCGGCTGGGTGTGGTACGAGCGGGAGGCGACCCTGCCCCAGCGATGGACTCAGGACCTGGGCACCAGAGTGGTGCTGAGGATTGGCAGCGCCCACTACTATGCCATTGTG TGGGTGAATGGGGTCCACGTGGCAGAGCATGAGGGGGGCCATCTCCCCTTCGAGGCTGACATCAGCAAGCTGGTACAGAGTGGGCCCCTGGCCTCTTGCCGCATTACCATTGCCATCAACAACACGCTCACCCCCCACACTCTGCCGCCAGGGACCATCCTCTACCAGACGGATACCTCCAA GTATCCCAAGGGTTACTTTGTCCAGAACATAAACTTTGACTTCTTCAACTATGCGGGGCTGCATCGGCCCGTGCTCCTCTACACCACACCTACCACCTACATCGATGACATCACCGTCAGCACCAGCGTGGACCAAGACACTG ggctggtggATTACCAGATTTTTGTTGAAGGCGGTGAACACTTTCAACTGGAAGTGCGTCTTCTGGATGAGGAAGGCAAAGTCGTGGCCCAGGGGACAGGGGGTCGGGGCCAGCTGCAGGTGCCCCATGCCCACCTCTGGTGGCCATACCTGATGCATGAGCACCCTGCCTACCTGTACTCATTGGAG GTGAGGTTGACCGCGCAGACGGCAGCTGGGTCTGTGTCTGACTTCTACACTCTCCCCGTGGGGATTCGCACGGTGGCTGTCACAGAGCACCAGTTCCTCATCAATGGGAAGCCTTTCTATTTCCACGGGGTCAACAAGCACGAGGATGCAGAT ATCCGAGGGAAGGGCTTTGACTGGCCACTGCTGGTGAAGGACTTCAATTTGCTTCGCTGGCTCGGGGCCAACGCCTTCCGCACCAGTCACTACCCCTACGCGGAGGAGGTGATGCAGCTCTGTGACCGCTATGGGATCGTGGTCATCGACGAGAGTCCCGGTGTGGGCATCGTGCTGGT CGAGAGCTACAGCAACGTGTCTCTGCAGCACCACCTGGAGGTGATGGAGGAGCTGGTGCGCAGGGACAAGAATCACCCGGCTGTTGTGATGTGGTCTGTGGCCAATGAGCCCACTTCCTTCCTGAAACCTGCCGGTTACTACTTCAA GACGCTGATTGCTTACACCAAAGCCTTGGATCCCTCCCGGCCCGTGACCTTTGTGACCAACTCCAACTATGAAGCAGACCTGGGG GCGCCGTATGTGGACGTCATCTGTGTGAATAGTTACTACTCTTGGTATCATGACTATGGTCACATGGAGGTGATTCAGCTGCAGCTGGCAACCCAGTTTGAGAACTGGTATAGGACCTATCAGAAACCAATAATCCAGAGCGAGTACGGAGCAGACACCATTCCAGGGTTTCACCAG GACCCACCTCTGATGTTCAGCGAGGAATACCAGAAAGGTCTGCTGGAGCAGTATCATTTGGTTCTGGATCAAAAACGCAAAGAATACGTGGTCGGAGAGCTCATCTGGAACTTTGCCGATTTTATGACTAACCAGT CACCGCAGAGAGTAATGGGGAATAAAAAGGGGATCTTCACGCGCCAGAGACAACCAAAAGGGGCAGCGTTCCTTTTGCGAGAGAGATACTGGAAACTTGCCAATGAAACCAGGTATCCCTGGTCAGCTGTGAAGTCACAGTGTTTGGAAAACAGCCCATTTACTCTTTAA
- the GUSB gene encoding beta-glucuronidase isoform X3, giving the protein MPVPSSFNDVGQDRQLRSFVGWVWYEREATLPQRWTQDLGTRVVLRIGSAHYYAIVWVNGVHVAEHEGGHLPFEADISKLVQSGPLASCRITIAINNTLTPHTLPPGTILYQTDTSKYPKGYFVQNINFDFFNYAGLHRPVLLYTTPTTYIDDITVSTSVDQDTGLVDYQIFVEGGEHFQLEVRLLDEEGKVVAQGTGGRGQLQVPHAHLWWPYLMHEHPAYLYSLEVRLTAQTAAGSVSDFYTLPVGIRTVAVTEHQFLINGKPFYFHGVNKHEDADIRGKGFDWPLLVKDFNLLRWLGANAFRTSHYPYAEEVMQLCDRYGIVVIDESPGVGIVLVESYSNVSLQHHLEVMEELVRRDKNHPAVVMWSVANEPTSFLKPAGYYFKTLIAYTKALDPSRPVTFVTNSNYEADLGAPYVDVICVNSYYSWYHDYGHMEVIQLQLATQFENWYRTYQKPIIQSEYGADTIPGFHQDPPLMFSEEYQKGLLEQYHLVLDQKRKEYVVGELIWNFADFMTNQSPQRVMGNKKGIFTRQRQPKGAAFLLRERYWKLANETRYPWSAVKSQCLENSPFTL; this is encoded by the exons ATGCCGGTTCCCTCCAGCTTCAATGACGTGGGCCAGGATAGGCAGCTGCGCAGCTTTGTCGGCTGGGTGTGGTACGAGCGGGAGGCGACCCTGCCCCAGCGATGGACTCAGGACCTGGGCACCAGAGTGGTGCTGAGGATTGGCAGCGCCCACTACTATGCCATTGTG TGGGTGAATGGGGTCCACGTGGCAGAGCATGAGGGGGGCCATCTCCCCTTCGAGGCTGACATCAGCAAGCTGGTACAGAGTGGGCCCCTGGCCTCTTGCCGCATTACCATTGCCATCAACAACACGCTCACCCCCCACACTCTGCCGCCAGGGACCATCCTCTACCAGACGGATACCTCCAA GTATCCCAAGGGTTACTTTGTCCAGAACATAAACTTTGACTTCTTCAACTATGCGGGGCTGCATCGGCCCGTGCTCCTCTACACCACACCTACCACCTACATCGATGACATCACCGTCAGCACCAGCGTGGACCAAGACACTG ggctggtggATTACCAGATTTTTGTTGAAGGCGGTGAACACTTTCAACTGGAAGTGCGTCTTCTGGATGAGGAAGGCAAAGTCGTGGCCCAGGGGACAGGGGGTCGGGGCCAGCTGCAGGTGCCCCATGCCCACCTCTGGTGGCCATACCTGATGCATGAGCACCCTGCCTACCTGTACTCATTGGAG GTGAGGTTGACCGCGCAGACGGCAGCTGGGTCTGTGTCTGACTTCTACACTCTCCCCGTGGGGATTCGCACGGTGGCTGTCACAGAGCACCAGTTCCTCATCAATGGGAAGCCTTTCTATTTCCACGGGGTCAACAAGCACGAGGATGCAGAT ATCCGAGGGAAGGGCTTTGACTGGCCACTGCTGGTGAAGGACTTCAATTTGCTTCGCTGGCTCGGGGCCAACGCCTTCCGCACCAGTCACTACCCCTACGCGGAGGAGGTGATGCAGCTCTGTGACCGCTATGGGATCGTGGTCATCGACGAGAGTCCCGGTGTGGGCATCGTGCTGGT CGAGAGCTACAGCAACGTGTCTCTGCAGCACCACCTGGAGGTGATGGAGGAGCTGGTGCGCAGGGACAAGAATCACCCGGCTGTTGTGATGTGGTCTGTGGCCAATGAGCCCACTTCCTTCCTGAAACCTGCCGGTTACTACTTCAA GACGCTGATTGCTTACACCAAAGCCTTGGATCCCTCCCGGCCCGTGACCTTTGTGACCAACTCCAACTATGAAGCAGACCTGGGG GCGCCGTATGTGGACGTCATCTGTGTGAATAGTTACTACTCTTGGTATCATGACTATGGTCACATGGAGGTGATTCAGCTGCAGCTGGCAACCCAGTTTGAGAACTGGTATAGGACCTATCAGAAACCAATAATCCAGAGCGAGTACGGAGCAGACACCATTCCAGGGTTTCACCAG GACCCACCTCTGATGTTCAGCGAGGAATACCAGAAAGGTCTGCTGGAGCAGTATCATTTGGTTCTGGATCAAAAACGCAAAGAATACGTGGTCGGAGAGCTCATCTGGAACTTTGCCGATTTTATGACTAACCAGT CACCGCAGAGAGTAATGGGGAATAAAAAGGGGATCTTCACGCGCCAGAGACAACCAAAAGGGGCAGCGTTCCTTTTGCGAGAGAGATACTGGAAACTTGCCAATGAAACCAGGTATCCCTGGTCAGCTGTGAAGTCACAGTGTTTGGAAAACAGCCCATTTACTCTTTAA
- the GUSB gene encoding beta-glucuronidase isoform X4: MDSGPGHQSGAEDWQRPLLCHCGLVDYQIFVEGGEHFQLEVRLLDEEGKVVAQGTGGRGQLQVPHAHLWWPYLMHEHPAYLYSLEVRLTAQTAAGSVSDFYTLPVGIRTVAVTEHQFLINGKPFYFHGVNKHEDADIRGKGFDWPLLVKDFNLLRWLGANAFRTSHYPYAEEVMQLCDRYGIVVIDESPGVGIVLVESYSNVSLQHHLEVMEELVRRDKNHPAVVMWSVANEPTSFLKPAGYYFKTLIAYTKALDPSRPVTFVTNSNYEADLGAPYVDVICVNSYYSWYHDYGHMEVIQLQLATQFENWYRTYQKPIIQSEYGADTIPGFHQDPPLMFSEEYQKGLLEQYHLVLDQKRKEYVVGELIWNFADFMTNQSPQRVMGNKKGIFTRQRQPKGAAFLLRERYWKLANETRYPWSAVKSQCLENSPFTL; the protein is encoded by the exons ATGGACTCAGGACCTGGGCACCAGAGTGGTGCTGAGGATTGGCAGCGCCCACTACTATGCCATTGTG ggctggtggATTACCAGATTTTTGTTGAAGGCGGTGAACACTTTCAACTGGAAGTGCGTCTTCTGGATGAGGAAGGCAAAGTCGTGGCCCAGGGGACAGGGGGTCGGGGCCAGCTGCAGGTGCCCCATGCCCACCTCTGGTGGCCATACCTGATGCATGAGCACCCTGCCTACCTGTACTCATTGGAG GTGAGGTTGACCGCGCAGACGGCAGCTGGGTCTGTGTCTGACTTCTACACTCTCCCCGTGGGGATTCGCACGGTGGCTGTCACAGAGCACCAGTTCCTCATCAATGGGAAGCCTTTCTATTTCCACGGGGTCAACAAGCACGAGGATGCAGAT ATCCGAGGGAAGGGCTTTGACTGGCCACTGCTGGTGAAGGACTTCAATTTGCTTCGCTGGCTCGGGGCCAACGCCTTCCGCACCAGTCACTACCCCTACGCGGAGGAGGTGATGCAGCTCTGTGACCGCTATGGGATCGTGGTCATCGACGAGAGTCCCGGTGTGGGCATCGTGCTGGT CGAGAGCTACAGCAACGTGTCTCTGCAGCACCACCTGGAGGTGATGGAGGAGCTGGTGCGCAGGGACAAGAATCACCCGGCTGTTGTGATGTGGTCTGTGGCCAATGAGCCCACTTCCTTCCTGAAACCTGCCGGTTACTACTTCAA GACGCTGATTGCTTACACCAAAGCCTTGGATCCCTCCCGGCCCGTGACCTTTGTGACCAACTCCAACTATGAAGCAGACCTGGGG GCGCCGTATGTGGACGTCATCTGTGTGAATAGTTACTACTCTTGGTATCATGACTATGGTCACATGGAGGTGATTCAGCTGCAGCTGGCAACCCAGTTTGAGAACTGGTATAGGACCTATCAGAAACCAATAATCCAGAGCGAGTACGGAGCAGACACCATTCCAGGGTTTCACCAG GACCCACCTCTGATGTTCAGCGAGGAATACCAGAAAGGTCTGCTGGAGCAGTATCATTTGGTTCTGGATCAAAAACGCAAAGAATACGTGGTCGGAGAGCTCATCTGGAACTTTGCCGATTTTATGACTAACCAGT CACCGCAGAGAGTAATGGGGAATAAAAAGGGGATCTTCACGCGCCAGAGACAACCAAAAGGGGCAGCGTTCCTTTTGCGAGAGAGATACTGGAAACTTGCCAATGAAACCAGGTATCCCTGGTCAGCTGTGAAGTCACAGTGTTTGGAAAACAGCCCATTTACTCTTTAA
- the GUSB gene encoding beta-glucuronidase isoform X2, whose product MPLWYPKGYFVQNINFDFFNYAGLHRPVLLYTTPTTYIDDITVSTSVDQDTGLVDYQIFVEGGEHFQLEVRLLDEEGKVVAQGTGGRGQLQVPHAHLWWPYLMHEHPAYLYSLEVRLTAQTAAGSVSDFYTLPVGIRTVAVTEHQFLINGKPFYFHGVNKHEDADIRGKGFDWPLLVKDFNLLRWLGANAFRTSHYPYAEEVMQLCDRYGIVVIDESPGVGIVLVESYSNVSLQHHLEVMEELVRRDKNHPAVVMWSVANEPTSFLKPAGYYFKTLIAYTKALDPSRPVTFVTNSNYEADLGAPYVDVICVNSYYSWYHDYGHMEVIQLQLATQFENWYRTYQKPIIQSEYGADTIPGFHQDPPLMFSEEYQKGLLEQYHLVLDQKRKEYVVGELIWNFADFMTNQSPQRVMGNKKGIFTRQRQPKGAAFLLRERYWKLANETRYPWSAVKSQCLENSPFTL is encoded by the exons ATGCCATTGTG GTATCCCAAGGGTTACTTTGTCCAGAACATAAACTTTGACTTCTTCAACTATGCGGGGCTGCATCGGCCCGTGCTCCTCTACACCACACCTACCACCTACATCGATGACATCACCGTCAGCACCAGCGTGGACCAAGACACTG ggctggtggATTACCAGATTTTTGTTGAAGGCGGTGAACACTTTCAACTGGAAGTGCGTCTTCTGGATGAGGAAGGCAAAGTCGTGGCCCAGGGGACAGGGGGTCGGGGCCAGCTGCAGGTGCCCCATGCCCACCTCTGGTGGCCATACCTGATGCATGAGCACCCTGCCTACCTGTACTCATTGGAG GTGAGGTTGACCGCGCAGACGGCAGCTGGGTCTGTGTCTGACTTCTACACTCTCCCCGTGGGGATTCGCACGGTGGCTGTCACAGAGCACCAGTTCCTCATCAATGGGAAGCCTTTCTATTTCCACGGGGTCAACAAGCACGAGGATGCAGAT ATCCGAGGGAAGGGCTTTGACTGGCCACTGCTGGTGAAGGACTTCAATTTGCTTCGCTGGCTCGGGGCCAACGCCTTCCGCACCAGTCACTACCCCTACGCGGAGGAGGTGATGCAGCTCTGTGACCGCTATGGGATCGTGGTCATCGACGAGAGTCCCGGTGTGGGCATCGTGCTGGT CGAGAGCTACAGCAACGTGTCTCTGCAGCACCACCTGGAGGTGATGGAGGAGCTGGTGCGCAGGGACAAGAATCACCCGGCTGTTGTGATGTGGTCTGTGGCCAATGAGCCCACTTCCTTCCTGAAACCTGCCGGTTACTACTTCAA GACGCTGATTGCTTACACCAAAGCCTTGGATCCCTCCCGGCCCGTGACCTTTGTGACCAACTCCAACTATGAAGCAGACCTGGGG GCGCCGTATGTGGACGTCATCTGTGTGAATAGTTACTACTCTTGGTATCATGACTATGGTCACATGGAGGTGATTCAGCTGCAGCTGGCAACCCAGTTTGAGAACTGGTATAGGACCTATCAGAAACCAATAATCCAGAGCGAGTACGGAGCAGACACCATTCCAGGGTTTCACCAG GACCCACCTCTGATGTTCAGCGAGGAATACCAGAAAGGTCTGCTGGAGCAGTATCATTTGGTTCTGGATCAAAAACGCAAAGAATACGTGGTCGGAGAGCTCATCTGGAACTTTGCCGATTTTATGACTAACCAGT CACCGCAGAGAGTAATGGGGAATAAAAAGGGGATCTTCACGCGCCAGAGACAACCAAAAGGGGCAGCGTTCCTTTTGCGAGAGAGATACTGGAAACTTGCCAATGAAACCAGGTATCCCTGGTCAGCTGTGAAGTCACAGTGTTTGGAAAACAGCCCATTTACTCTTTAA